The Cynocephalus volans isolate mCynVol1 chromosome 2, mCynVol1.pri, whole genome shotgun sequence genome window below encodes:
- the LOC134370469 gene encoding annexin-2 receptor-like, whose amino-acid sequence MSGSYGVSQTFVFPWSVIFASAPPRALESINSEAGVLLTIVPGPSAPPLAASCWSEAEAMERHFPGCLKQDWDCPEVTSESQPPTILSSEDRGPWPVPVYPVLVELSCDSGDGCGNLLSSPWRLRWVGLPDGLGPTVRSTSETSRAQPTAFPRTGTHDKPGGPIGAVDRVEEVDRQAIQQPPWAGTPHPGDTQQDPGASDSVPLVECRRPPAPYRWSSHALLAGGLEWIRHIAGALVSMMSWGCCPFIFGTRDY is encoded by the coding sequence ATGTCTGGGTCTTACGGAGTCTCTCAAACTTTCGTTTTCCCTTGGTCTGTCATCTTTGCCTCGGCTCCGCCCCGAGCCCTGGAGAGCATAAATAGCGAGGCTGGTGTCCTGCTGACCATTGTGCCTGGTCCATCAGCGCCCCCGCTCGCAGCGTCCTGCTGGTCTGAGGCTGAAGCCATGGAGCGGCACTTCCCCGGCTGTCTGAAGCAGGATTGGGATTGCCCAGAGGTGACGTCAGAGTCCCAGCCTCCGACGATCCTGAGCTCAGAAGATCGCGGTCCGTGGCCTGTCCCCGTGTACCCTGTTCTAGTAGAGCTCTCGTGCGACAGCGGTGATGGCTGTGGGAATCTGCTTTCCAGTCCTTGGCGCCTTCGCTGGGTCGGCCTGCCAGACGGGCTCGGTCCCACGGTCCGGAGCACTTCGGAaaccagcagagcccagcccaCTGCGTTTCCTCGGACTGGGACACACGACAAGCCAGGAGGTCCGATAGGAGCGGTGGACCGTGTAGAGGAAGTCGACAGACAGGCCATCCAGCAGCCTCCTTGGGCAGGCACGCCCCACCCTGGGGACACACAGCAGGACCCCGGGGCCTCTGACAGCGTGCCCCTTGTGGAGTGTCGCCGACCTCCCGCCCCCTACCGGTGGAGCAGCCACGCACTTCTGGCAGGAGGTCTGGAGTGGATTCGTCACATTGCTGGCGCCCTCGTCTCCATGATGTCATGGGGGTGCTGCCCTTTCATCTTTGGCACTAGAGACTattag